The following coding sequences lie in one Xanthomonas hyacinthi genomic window:
- the gmd gene encoding GDP-mannose 4,6-dehydratase, protein MKTALITGISGQDGAYLAQLLLDKGYRVFGTYRRTSSVNFWRIEELGIAGHPNLGLIEYDLTDLGSSIRMLESTGATEVYNLAAQSFVGVSFDQPTTTAQITGIGAVHVLEAIRQVNKDVRFYQASTSEMFGKVQAVPQIESTPFYPRSPYGVAKLYAHWMTVNYRESYGIFGSSGILFNHESPLRGREFVTRKITDSVAKIKLGLLDCLELGNLDAKRDWGFAREYVEGMWRMLQAGEPDTFVLATNRTETVRDFVRMAFKGAGIDVEFRNSDLDEIAVDVDTGKTVMRINPKFHRPAEVELLIGNPEKAERVLGWRPETNLEELCQMMVNADLKRNERGASF, encoded by the coding sequence ATGAAAACTGCATTGATTACCGGAATCTCAGGACAGGATGGTGCTTACCTGGCGCAGCTGCTTCTGGACAAGGGATACCGTGTATTTGGTACTTACCGCCGCACAAGTTCTGTGAATTTCTGGCGGATCGAGGAACTTGGCATCGCGGGGCATCCCAATCTGGGTCTGATCGAATACGATCTGACCGATCTCGGGTCGAGCATCCGGATGCTGGAAAGCACGGGAGCTACCGAAGTCTACAACCTCGCGGCCCAGAGCTTCGTGGGGGTTTCGTTCGACCAGCCGACAACCACCGCCCAGATCACCGGTATCGGTGCGGTCCACGTCCTCGAAGCGATCAGGCAGGTCAACAAGGACGTGCGCTTTTACCAGGCATCGACTTCCGAGATGTTCGGCAAAGTGCAGGCCGTGCCCCAGATCGAAAGCACGCCGTTCTACCCGCGCAGCCCCTATGGCGTAGCCAAGCTGTATGCGCACTGGATGACCGTCAACTACCGGGAGAGCTATGGCATCTTCGGATCGAGCGGCATCCTCTTCAATCACGAGAGTCCTTTGCGTGGGCGCGAGTTCGTGACGCGCAAGATCACCGACTCGGTGGCGAAGATCAAGCTCGGTTTGCTGGACTGCCTGGAGCTGGGAAACCTCGACGCGAAGCGCGACTGGGGATTTGCCCGCGAGTACGTCGAGGGCATGTGGCGGATGCTGCAGGCTGGTGAGCCGGACACCTTTGTTCTTGCTACCAATCGGACCGAGACTGTGCGTGATTTCGTGCGGATGGCTTTCAAGGGCGCCGGGATCGACGTCGAGTTCCGCAACAGCGACTTGGACGAGATCGCGGTGGATGTAGACACCGGCAAGACGGTGATGCGAATCAATCCGAAGTTCCATCGCCCTGCAGAGGTGGAGCTGCTCATCGGCAATCCGGAAAAGGCCGAGCGCGTGCTGGGCTGGCGTCCTGAGACGAATCTGGAGGAACTCTGCCAGATGATGGTGAATGCGGATCTTAAAAGGAATGAACGTGGTGCTTCCTTCTGA
- a CDS encoding NAD(P)/FAD-dependent oxidoreductase codes for MSNQFHTVIIGGGFAGLSVAYELAKQGRKVVVVERDQELGGLAGGFKVGDQVLEKFYHHWFNNDVEIFKLIEELGANDNIVLRPTRTGMYFADQFFRLSTPMDLLRFNALPFIDRIRLGIAVLRARSVKDWKKLENLSAKEWLLDLCGENAYNVVWDPLLVGKFGDVADDVSAVWFWKKLVLRGGSRSSSGDEVLAYYRGGFAALAEKLGEAIVRLGGEIRLGTGATSVIARNGVASGVRLADGDIHADNVVLSTAFPISADLLQGTVDDAFLHSLRRIRYLANVCMVLSLDRSLSETYWLNVNDPGFPYVGVIEHTNFEPASSYGGRHIVYLSKYLPTSHPMYTMTDQELVDFSLPHLQKMFPAFDRSWIQDVHVWRAEYAQPIAEKHYSTLVPGRETPLRNVYLTSMAQVYPEDRGTNYAVREGRNLATDILASDSR; via the coding sequence ATGAGCAACCAATTCCATACTGTGATCATCGGTGGCGGTTTCGCCGGCCTGTCTGTTGCCTATGAACTCGCCAAGCAGGGCCGGAAAGTAGTTGTCGTCGAACGCGACCAGGAACTCGGCGGCCTGGCCGGCGGCTTCAAGGTGGGCGACCAGGTCCTGGAGAAGTTCTACCACCACTGGTTCAACAACGACGTCGAAATCTTCAAGCTGATCGAGGAACTGGGCGCCAACGACAACATCGTGCTGCGCCCCACTCGAACCGGCATGTACTTCGCCGACCAGTTCTTCCGCCTTAGCACGCCGATGGACCTGCTGCGATTCAATGCCCTGCCGTTCATCGATCGCATCCGGCTCGGCATCGCCGTACTGCGTGCCCGCTCCGTCAAGGATTGGAAGAAGCTGGAGAATCTCAGTGCCAAGGAGTGGCTGCTCGATCTGTGCGGAGAGAACGCGTACAACGTCGTCTGGGATCCGCTGCTGGTCGGCAAGTTCGGCGACGTCGCGGATGACGTTTCCGCAGTCTGGTTCTGGAAGAAGCTGGTTCTACGCGGCGGTAGCCGCAGTAGTTCAGGCGATGAAGTGCTCGCATACTACCGAGGCGGCTTCGCGGCCCTGGCCGAGAAGCTGGGCGAAGCGATCGTCCGGCTTGGCGGAGAAATCAGGCTGGGCACGGGGGCTACCTCGGTGATCGCCCGCAATGGAGTCGCAAGCGGCGTTCGACTCGCGGACGGAGACATCCATGCCGACAACGTGGTGCTGTCCACGGCTTTCCCGATCTCCGCCGATCTCCTGCAGGGCACGGTCGACGACGCATTTCTCCACTCGCTGCGGCGTATCCGCTACCTGGCCAATGTCTGCATGGTGTTGTCGCTTGATCGCAGTCTGTCGGAAACCTATTGGCTGAACGTGAACGACCCTGGCTTTCCATACGTCGGCGTGATTGAGCACACGAACTTCGAACCGGCCAGCTCCTACGGTGGCCGCCACATCGTGTATCTCTCCAAGTACCTGCCCACCAGCCATCCCATGTATACGATGACGGACCAGGAACTCGTTGACTTCTCGCTGCCGCATCTGCAGAAGATGTTCCCGGCCTTCGATCGGAGCTGGATCCAGGACGTACACGTATGGCGGGCCGAATACGCGCAGCCGATCGCAGAGAAGCACTACTCCACGTTGGTGCCGGGCCGCGAGACCCCGCTTCGCAACGTGTACCTGACCAGCATGGCCCAGGTCTATCCAGAGGATCGGGGCACGAACTACGCGGTCCGCGAAGGCAGGAACCTCGCCACGGACATCCTGGCATCGGATTCGCGATAA
- a CDS encoding glycosyltransferase family 4 protein codes for MILKRVVVLGAQVPFVRGGAELLNEELVRQINLWGKGRSVVAELVQLPYKWYPESEILSSMLSWRLLDLNESNGQKIDLCICTKFPTYAAAHSNKALWLVHQHRVLYDLERTRFDIPHLTARDMALRDAVRASDKELLAEIDPRYTISQTVTDRLQQYCGLASNVLYPPSKLAPFIQPGDYGNYVLCIGRLESMKRPDLLIRAVQHVPHARVVIAGTGAGEYARSLAPLVHQLGVEDRVELAGFVEDEKLLELISNCRAVFYSPVDEDYGFATLESFAAHKPVITVDDSGEVGRIVQSTGSGWVTSPTPEAIAESLIACYSKQPAELRELADAGHQLSTTITWDRVIRNLLETRL; via the coding sequence ATGATCTTGAAGAGAGTCGTCGTGCTTGGCGCGCAAGTGCCGTTCGTTCGGGGAGGCGCCGAGCTCCTCAATGAGGAGTTGGTCCGGCAGATCAATCTGTGGGGAAAGGGGCGCAGCGTCGTCGCAGAGCTGGTGCAGCTGCCTTACAAGTGGTATCCGGAATCCGAGATCCTGTCCTCGATGCTGTCGTGGCGGTTGCTTGATCTGAATGAAAGCAACGGGCAGAAGATCGACCTGTGCATCTGCACGAAGTTTCCGACTTATGCCGCCGCGCATTCGAACAAGGCGCTGTGGCTCGTGCATCAGCACCGGGTCCTCTATGACCTGGAACGGACGCGCTTCGACATTCCCCACCTCACCGCCAGGGACATGGCGCTGCGTGATGCCGTCCGCGCCTCGGATAAAGAACTGTTGGCGGAGATCGATCCGCGCTACACGATCTCCCAGACCGTTACCGACCGTCTGCAGCAGTATTGCGGGCTGGCGTCCAACGTGCTGTATCCCCCCTCCAAGCTCGCTCCGTTCATCCAGCCGGGCGATTATGGAAACTACGTGCTGTGCATCGGTCGACTCGAGTCGATGAAGAGGCCCGATCTGCTGATACGTGCGGTACAGCACGTGCCTCATGCGAGGGTCGTCATCGCAGGCACCGGTGCGGGCGAGTATGCGCGATCTCTGGCGCCGCTTGTGCATCAGCTGGGCGTTGAGGATCGGGTGGAACTCGCGGGTTTCGTCGAGGATGAGAAGCTGCTTGAGTTGATATCCAACTGTCGTGCGGTCTTCTACTCTCCCGTCGACGAGGACTACGGTTTCGCGACTTTGGAAAGCTTCGCGGCACACAAGCCCGTGATCACTGTCGACGACAGCGGCGAAGTCGGCCGAATCGTCCAGTCGACCGGTAGCGGCTGGGTGACAAGCCCTACGCCGGAGGCGATCGCCGAGAGCCTGATTGCGTGCTATTCCAAACAACCGGCAGAACTTAGGGAGCTGGCAGACGCAGGGCATCAGCTCAGCACAACCATCACATGGGACCGGGTGATACGTAATCTCTTGGAGACCCGGCTTTGA
- a CDS encoding methyltransferase domain-containing protein, which translates to MNESQNIAGLVAALPEKYQPIYAHPELSEGSSRGCEDRLLLIRECARRLQSVLGRSIRVLDLGCAQGFFSLSLAADGHGVRGVDFLDRNVAVCQGLAREHPEFDAVFEHATIEEVVERLGAGEYDLVLGLSVFHHLVHAQGVARVNELCRKLADVTCAAIFEMALREEPLYWAASLPQDPAELLASFGFVRLLSRQATHLSTVSRPLYYASNRFWYVGDALGEFETWSADSHAYARGTHKASRRYYFGKDVFVKKMTLGLGGRAEINLQEFNNEVGFLQNPPHSYPAPRLINALNDSSDLWLVREKTEGRLLSELIDDGSPYSADRVISELLEQLVILERAGLYHNDVRCWNVLVSEDGRAVLIDYGAISDAPEDCSWLGDLLLSFLITVKEIVDRRIVPSTPGREPALDFMTLPDRYRNACIRLFGQNQRGWTFAELQVCLSESSPASMAAPEWAGIYTRLQRALLSYNSRLGLLQTQSEHDRIELVTRAASLDEIRRKAQESQEQVSALQFELEMANTRYRDLEERSRRLVEWSRELESRVYETQESNAGLSARIEELGSQEKVAAMQLELEMANTRHRDLEESGRRLAELSRALEFRAYKSQESNVSLSARIVELEMDLEEHQRARELAELLAADVERLTAERDALQVAASGGRLLKDQHEASIRDLQAKIASHLQRAERSETSRSHDRRRLEELHVNLSQRVHTVESARNRIRELEFAVEALERQVASIHDSRSWRVTAPLRWFSTAVLGRPRAALVRSRPIGARGDAAVADAGLPTPADAALEKRLAALDQLGSRIRKSR; encoded by the coding sequence ATGAACGAGTCACAGAACATCGCCGGGCTTGTGGCCGCGCTGCCAGAGAAATATCAGCCGATCTACGCGCATCCAGAACTTTCAGAGGGCAGTTCGCGCGGTTGCGAGGATCGGCTCTTGCTGATCCGCGAGTGCGCGCGTCGGCTCCAGTCGGTGCTGGGGCGCTCCATTCGGGTATTGGACCTGGGGTGCGCACAGGGCTTTTTTTCGTTGAGCTTGGCTGCGGACGGTCATGGCGTGCGCGGAGTGGATTTCCTCGATCGTAATGTGGCCGTGTGCCAGGGGCTGGCTCGGGAACACCCGGAGTTCGATGCGGTATTCGAGCACGCCACGATCGAGGAGGTGGTTGAGCGGTTGGGCGCTGGCGAGTACGACCTGGTGCTTGGCTTGAGTGTGTTCCATCATCTGGTGCATGCCCAGGGCGTGGCACGGGTGAATGAGCTGTGTCGAAAGTTGGCGGACGTCACCTGCGCCGCCATCTTCGAAATGGCGCTTCGGGAGGAGCCGCTCTACTGGGCTGCCTCTTTGCCTCAGGATCCCGCTGAGCTATTGGCCAGCTTCGGGTTCGTTCGGCTGCTCTCGCGACAGGCGACGCACCTGTCGACGGTTTCGCGGCCGCTGTACTACGCCAGCAACAGGTTCTGGTATGTAGGAGATGCCTTGGGGGAATTCGAGACATGGTCGGCTGATTCGCATGCCTATGCCCGCGGGACACACAAGGCCAGTAGGCGCTACTACTTCGGCAAGGACGTGTTCGTAAAGAAGATGACGCTGGGCTTAGGGGGCAGGGCGGAAATCAACTTGCAGGAATTCAACAACGAGGTCGGATTTCTACAGAATCCGCCGCACTCCTATCCAGCTCCCAGATTGATTAATGCGCTCAACGACTCGTCGGATCTGTGGCTTGTCAGGGAGAAGACGGAAGGGCGGCTGTTGTCCGAGCTTATCGACGATGGATCGCCTTACAGTGCCGACCGCGTTATATCGGAGTTGCTGGAGCAGCTGGTCATCCTGGAAAGGGCGGGTCTTTACCATAACGATGTGCGTTGCTGGAACGTGCTAGTTTCCGAAGATGGGCGTGCCGTCCTGATCGATTACGGAGCGATCTCCGACGCGCCCGAGGACTGTTCCTGGCTTGGTGATCTTTTGCTGTCTTTCCTGATCACGGTCAAGGAAATCGTGGACCGTCGTATCGTGCCGTCAACTCCTGGTCGCGAACCCGCTCTCGATTTCATGACTCTTCCGGATCGCTATCGAAACGCCTGCATACGCCTGTTCGGTCAGAATCAACGGGGCTGGACATTCGCCGAGCTCCAGGTTTGCTTGTCGGAGTCGAGTCCAGCATCCATGGCCGCTCCGGAATGGGCCGGCATTTACACGCGTCTGCAACGCGCGTTGCTCAGTTACAACTCGCGCCTTGGTTTGCTGCAGACGCAGAGCGAACACGACCGGATCGAGTTGGTTACGCGGGCGGCTTCGTTGGACGAGATCCGTAGAAAGGCGCAGGAAAGCCAGGAGCAGGTCTCTGCGCTGCAGTTCGAGCTTGAGATGGCCAACACCCGGTATCGCGATCTCGAGGAGCGCAGTCGACGGCTGGTAGAGTGGTCGCGGGAGCTGGAGTCCCGCGTGTACGAGACGCAGGAGAGCAACGCAGGTCTATCCGCGCGGATTGAGGAGCTTGGAAGCCAGGAAAAGGTCGCTGCGATGCAGCTGGAGCTTGAGATGGCCAACACCCGCCATCGCGATCTCGAGGAGAGCGGTCGGCGATTGGCAGAATTGTCTCGAGCGCTGGAGTTCCGTGCGTACAAGTCGCAAGAGAGCAATGTAAGTCTGTCCGCGCGGATTGTGGAACTTGAAATGGATCTGGAGGAACACCAACGTGCGCGCGAGTTGGCCGAACTGCTTGCTGCAGATGTGGAACGTCTGACGGCGGAGCGCGATGCGCTGCAGGTGGCGGCGTCTGGTGGGCGGCTTCTGAAGGATCAGCACGAGGCGTCCATACGAGATCTCCAGGCGAAGATCGCATCGCACCTGCAAAGGGCCGAACGGTCGGAGACCTCGCGCAGCCATGACAGGCGGCGGCTGGAGGAGTTGCATGTGAATCTTTCGCAGCGGGTCCACACCGTCGAGTCGGCCCGCAATCGCATTCGTGAGCTTGAGTTTGCCGTCGAAGCCCTCGAGCGGCAGGTTGCAAGCATTCACGACAGTCGTTCATGGCGCGTCACCGCGCCCTTGAGGTGGTTCTCCACGGCCGTGCTCGGGCGCCCTAGAGCGGCCCTTGTTCGGTCGCGCCCGATCGGGGCAAGAGGAGATGCCGCCGTTGCGGATGCGGGGCTGCCCACCCCGGCCGACGCGGCCTTAGAGAAGAGGCTGGCCGCACTTGATCAGCTTGGCAGTCGGATCAGGAAGTCGCGGTGA
- a CDS encoding glycosyltransferase yields MVGPQPPERSGIAEYTAGLVEMLRDRGLHVDPVTQTDMKRRGVSHVLGTLRSADAVVYQMGNHPGFHGWMLPLMAVVPGIVHLHDLVLHHMTAGVLDKEGRLTNGDYVELLAKWQSPDQVRSAALALRSGFPIWNRDEVVHYPLHEVVTKFATEVIVHSHYTANRIAEVFPWLPVKVVPQLYPVVAPHRVRGRLKTIALMGGGQGNRRFDWIASALSSIDTGLEEPLIVEIAGEVDPAVLVHLQAIQALDNVRLINHGHVDDEQFWKVFERADLMIALRQPTMGEASAVVCKALQAGLPVIVSDHGWYAELPPCVKKVLPDTECPGSLADLLLHMVRDSQFFSDWAEECVDQAGHPALDPFPATETYAEMLRSHCVFSDFRDRVAHAISSMKVDVESPLCSELHRIDVRATLRGDRWVDRALAALADQELDSHARIMGDAARPYPYGEALPESAFQGSAVVVEHDVGVVEPSSRICLRVELINDSQFAWLSPRDHSVRPFGIYLGHFWISSDPTTQPTEQPRHFIEETVAPSFSGIQEITVRAPDFPGDYHLEIDLVQESVCWFKNRGFAAARLFVRVRAAEA; encoded by the coding sequence ATGGTTGGACCGCAACCTCCCGAGCGTTCGGGGATTGCGGAGTATACGGCCGGCCTCGTGGAAATGCTCCGCGATCGTGGGCTGCACGTTGATCCGGTGACGCAGACGGACATGAAGCGTAGAGGGGTGTCGCACGTGCTAGGCACGCTGCGCTCTGCGGATGCCGTGGTTTACCAGATGGGCAATCATCCTGGGTTCCATGGCTGGATGCTTCCGCTCATGGCCGTGGTACCAGGCATCGTGCACCTGCACGATCTGGTGTTGCATCACATGACTGCGGGCGTGCTGGACAAGGAGGGGCGCCTGACCAACGGGGACTATGTCGAGTTGCTGGCGAAGTGGCAATCACCGGACCAGGTCAGGTCCGCGGCCCTTGCGCTGCGCAGCGGATTTCCGATTTGGAACCGTGATGAGGTCGTGCACTATCCGCTACATGAGGTAGTCACGAAGTTCGCCACCGAAGTGATAGTGCATTCCCACTACACGGCGAACAGGATCGCCGAGGTCTTCCCCTGGCTGCCGGTAAAGGTCGTACCCCAACTGTATCCGGTGGTGGCGCCGCATCGCGTCCGGGGGCGATTGAAGACCATCGCGCTCATGGGGGGGGGGCAGGGGAACCGTCGTTTCGACTGGATTGCCAGCGCACTTTCGTCGATCGATACCGGCCTGGAAGAGCCCCTCATCGTGGAGATCGCGGGTGAAGTGGATCCGGCTGTTTTGGTTCATTTGCAGGCAATTCAGGCGCTGGACAATGTTCGACTGATCAATCATGGCCATGTCGATGACGAGCAGTTCTGGAAGGTGTTCGAACGTGCCGATCTGATGATCGCCTTGCGGCAACCGACGATGGGAGAAGCGTCGGCTGTGGTGTGCAAGGCCTTGCAGGCTGGACTGCCAGTCATCGTGTCGGATCACGGTTGGTACGCCGAACTCCCTCCCTGTGTCAAGAAGGTATTGCCCGACACGGAGTGCCCAGGGTCGCTGGCGGACCTGCTGCTGCACATGGTGCGTGATTCGCAGTTTTTTTCCGACTGGGCGGAAGAGTGCGTGGACCAGGCGGGACACCCCGCACTGGATCCCTTTCCCGCGACCGAAACGTACGCCGAGATGCTGCGGAGCCATTGTGTCTTTTCCGATTTCCGCGACCGCGTGGCGCATGCCATTTCGAGTATGAAGGTGGACGTCGAGTCCCCGCTATGCAGCGAATTGCATAGGATCGACGTTCGCGCCACGCTGCGCGGCGATCGGTGGGTCGACCGGGCGCTGGCCGCCCTGGCGGACCAGGAGCTGGACTCGCACGCTCGGATCATGGGCGACGCGGCGCGGCCATATCCCTATGGCGAGGCGCTGCCGGAGAGCGCCTTTCAGGGCAGCGCAGTTGTTGTGGAGCACGATGTGGGCGTGGTCGAACCTTCCAGCAGGATCTGTTTGCGGGTGGAATTGATCAATGATAGTCAGTTTGCTTGGTTGAGTCCGAGGGATCATTCGGTCAGGCCGTTCGGGATTTATCTCGGGCACTTCTGGATCTCTTCCGATCCGACAACGCAGCCAACTGAGCAGCCACGACACTTCATCGAGGAGACGGTTGCCCCTTCTTTCTCGGGTATCCAGGAAATCACTGTGCGCGCGCCGGATTTTCCCGGCGACTACCACCTTGAGATCGACCTTGTTCAAGAGTCGGTCTGTTGGTTCAAGAACAGGGGGTTTGCAGCGGCGCGGCTCTTCGTGAGGGTCCGGGCAGCCGAGGCATGA
- a CDS encoding NAD-dependent epimerase/dehydratase family protein, with protein MNVVLPSDLAGKRILVTGASGFTGRYVTAELKRQGCEVVGLGGADHSVPQWARGLAPADRHYHADLRDRVALREALEASRPDIIVHLAALAFVGHGSADDFYNVNLMGTRHLLEAVDAAALSPVRLLIASSANVYGNSSAGRLDESISPAPANDYAISKLAMEHVVRLWQGRLPLIVVRPFNYTGRGQADNFLIPKIVSHFARRESRIELGNLDVSRDFGDVRAVASAYRQLLESDDAVGRTINVCSGTAYSLQEVIDLCAQIAGHTLDVAVNPAFVRTNEVKVLCGDNGLLQVLTAGTWSCPPLRQTLEWMLETG; from the coding sequence ATGAACGTGGTGCTTCCTTCTGACCTGGCGGGAAAGCGGATTCTGGTCACGGGTGCGTCCGGATTCACCGGGCGCTATGTAACCGCCGAACTGAAGCGCCAGGGATGCGAGGTGGTGGGGCTTGGCGGTGCGGACCACTCCGTGCCCCAATGGGCACGCGGGCTGGCCCCGGCCGACAGGCACTACCACGCCGACCTGCGCGATCGTGTCGCTCTGCGTGAGGCGCTGGAGGCGAGTCGCCCCGACATCATCGTCCATTTGGCGGCGCTTGCCTTCGTGGGGCACGGCAGCGCGGACGACTTCTACAACGTCAACCTGATGGGGACGCGACACCTCCTGGAGGCCGTCGACGCCGCTGCGCTTTCCCCGGTGCGCCTGCTGATCGCCAGTAGCGCCAACGTCTATGGAAATTCTTCAGCTGGCCGACTGGACGAGTCCATCAGCCCTGCGCCAGCCAACGACTACGCCATCAGCAAACTGGCCATGGAACATGTGGTCCGGCTCTGGCAGGGACGCCTGCCCCTGATCGTGGTCAGGCCGTTCAATTACACGGGCAGGGGGCAGGCGGACAACTTCCTGATTCCGAAGATCGTTTCGCACTTCGCGAGGCGCGAATCGCGCATCGAGTTGGGCAATCTCGATGTATCGCGGGATTTCGGCGATGTCAGGGCGGTGGCCTCCGCCTATCGGCAATTGCTCGAATCGGATGATGCGGTAGGCCGCACCATCAATGTGTGCTCCGGTACTGCCTATTCACTCCAGGAAGTGATCGATCTGTGCGCGCAGATCGCAGGGCACACTCTGGACGTCGCCGTGAACCCTGCGTTCGTCAGGACGAACGAGGTGAAGGTGCTCTGCGGCGACAATGGGCTGCTTCAAGTACTCACCGCCGGCACCTGGTCTTGTCCGCCCTTGCGGCAGACGCTCGAATGGATGCTCGAGACGGGTTGA